One Sphingomonas sp. LHG3406-1 genomic window carries:
- the ccmC gene encoding heme ABC transporter permease CcmC, with protein MHRFANPARFLKIAKPATAWLLGIGLVLTAIGVVGALFIMPPDYLQGDTARILHIHVPAAWLGMGGWTGIAVASVMQIVWRHPLAGVAARAIAPAGASFAALCLATGSIWGRPTWGTWWEWDGRLTSMLVLFFLYCGYMALSAAEKERGPDGRAAPVFGLVGALNIPIIHFSVQWWNTLHQGESIELTGTSISPEILWPLFFTLFGFSALFGAVVLLRMRTELATSKVEARLRRTAGA; from the coding sequence ATGCACCGCTTTGCCAATCCCGCCCGTTTCCTGAAGATCGCGAAGCCCGCCACGGCATGGCTGTTGGGGATCGGCCTGGTGCTGACCGCGATCGGCGTGGTCGGTGCCTTGTTCATCATGCCGCCCGACTACCTGCAGGGCGACACCGCCCGCATCCTCCACATCCACGTGCCTGCCGCCTGGCTCGGAATGGGCGGCTGGACGGGAATCGCGGTCGCATCCGTCATGCAGATTGTGTGGCGCCATCCCCTGGCGGGAGTCGCCGCCCGGGCAATCGCGCCCGCCGGTGCATCGTTCGCAGCGCTCTGCCTCGCCACCGGCTCCATCTGGGGCCGTCCGACCTGGGGCACCTGGTGGGAGTGGGACGGCCGGCTGACCAGCATGCTGGTGCTGTTCTTCCTTTACTGCGGCTACATGGCGCTGTCGGCGGCGGAGAAGGAGCGGGGGCCCGACGGCCGCGCCGCGCCGGTGTTCGGCCTCGTCGGCGCGCTCAACATCCCGATCATCCATTTTTCGGTGCAATGGTGGAATACCCTCCACCAGGGCGAGAGCATCGAGCTCACCGGAACCAGCATCTCGCCCGAGATCCTGTGGCCGCTCTTCTTCACCCTGTTCGGCTTCTCGGCCCTGTTCGGTGCCGTGGTGCTGCTGCGGATGCGGACCGAGCTGGCGACGTCGAAGGTCGAGGCACGGCTGCGGAGGACGGCGGGCGCATGA
- a CDS encoding Crp/Fnr family transcriptional regulator — MGRRSRGAAGDEIGMAEALISAGLQPELATLLEQMPHKVVEVEPRRPFRDPGVERSEVFFVHSGILSKYKSDGSGRRQIIALRFAGDGILPHDTPADYGIQAIVRSKVAVGQRKDFDPIVDAHPELARFFWKLTERHASIGYEWLLNCGRRDSTARVAHLLCETAERSGVDPTQGSLLNPFTQQQIADITGQTSVNVNRVFADLERQGLIRRDGREIVFEDWSEIRRVASFNSTYLQ; from the coding sequence ATGGGTAGACGCTCCAGGGGCGCTGCGGGGGATGAGATCGGGATGGCCGAGGCGTTGATCAGCGCCGGACTGCAGCCCGAACTGGCGACTTTGCTCGAGCAGATGCCGCACAAGGTTGTCGAAGTAGAACCTCGCCGCCCCTTTCGTGACCCGGGGGTTGAGCGGAGCGAGGTCTTTTTCGTTCATTCGGGCATTCTTTCCAAATACAAGTCGGATGGATCGGGGCGGCGGCAGATCATCGCACTGCGCTTCGCCGGCGACGGCATCCTCCCGCACGATACGCCGGCGGACTATGGCATCCAGGCGATCGTCCGAAGCAAGGTGGCCGTCGGGCAGCGCAAGGACTTCGATCCGATCGTGGATGCCCATCCCGAGCTCGCCCGCTTCTTCTGGAAACTGACGGAGCGGCATGCTTCGATCGGCTACGAGTGGCTGCTCAACTGCGGCCGGCGCGACAGCACTGCACGGGTCGCGCATCTGCTCTGCGAAACCGCCGAACGAAGCGGGGTCGATCCGACACAAGGCAGCCTGCTCAACCCGTTCACCCAGCAGCAGATCGCCGACATCACCGGCCAGACCAGCGTCAACGTGAACCGCGTTTTCGCGGACCTGGAGCGTCAGGGACTGATCCGCCGCGATGGCCGCGAGATCGTGTTCGAGGACTGGTCCGAGATTCGGCGCGTGGCGAGCTTCAATTCGACGTACCTGCAATAG
- the dapF gene encoding diaminopimelate epimerase has product MLRQFHKMHGLGNDFVILDGREAPLAMTAELARQLADRKLGVGCDQLILLGPSESADVAMRIFNADGSEVQSCGNATRCVVKLTGAETIETAGGLLHGTVDGEEIEVVLVEPRFQWDAIPLAYAMPTGPMPLGWGPLERPFAVNVGNPHVVFFVESLADMGLDTLPGQIETDPVFPERVNVNMAQVDGGRISLITWERGVGYTSACGTGACATAVAAIHTGRVTSPVDVGMVGGTLTISWFPGQPVRMRGAATHVFEGTIDI; this is encoded by the coding sequence ATGCTTCGGCAATTCCACAAGATGCACGGGCTGGGGAACGACTTCGTCATCCTCGACGGCCGCGAGGCGCCGTTGGCGATGACGGCCGAGCTCGCGCGGCAGCTGGCCGACCGAAAGCTTGGCGTCGGCTGCGACCAGCTGATCCTGCTGGGACCAAGCGAGTCGGCGGACGTTGCGATGCGGATCTTCAATGCCGACGGAAGCGAGGTGCAGAGCTGCGGCAATGCCACGCGCTGCGTCGTCAAGCTGACCGGGGCGGAGACGATCGAGACGGCGGGCGGGCTCCTCCACGGAACCGTCGACGGCGAGGAGATCGAGGTCGTGCTGGTCGAGCCGCGGTTCCAGTGGGACGCAATCCCGCTCGCCTATGCGATGCCGACCGGTCCAATGCCCCTTGGCTGGGGGCCGCTCGAGCGGCCGTTCGCGGTGAATGTCGGCAATCCCCATGTCGTCTTCTTCGTCGAGAGCCTCGCCGACATGGGGCTCGACACGCTGCCCGGGCAGATCGAGACCGATCCGGTCTTTCCCGAACGGGTCAACGTCAACATGGCCCAAGTCGATGGCGGCCGCATTTCGCTGATCACCTGGGAGCGAGGAGTCGGCTATACGTCGGCATGCGGCACCGGCGCCTGCGCCACGGCGGTCGCGGCGATCCACACCGGCCGGGTGACGTCGCCGGTCGACGTCGGCATGGTCGGCGGAACGCTGACCATCTCCTGGTTCCCCGGCCAGCCCGTGCGCATGCGCGGCGCTGCCACCCATGTTTTTGAAGGCACGATCGACATCTAG
- the ftsY gene encoding signal recognition particle-docking protein FtsY — protein sequence MSWLDKLTGGFRKTADRLGDNITGLGSKAALDTSTLDDIEEALIASDIGPEASKRIRDAIAARRFEQLDERGLRTILAEEMEAILAPVAKPLDVWGFPRPHVILVIGVNGSGKTTTIGKLGAWLQEQDYGVMLAAGDTFRAAAIEQLRIWGERIGAPVITGKEGGDAAGIVFDGVKQATATGIDCLIVDTAGRLQNKTHLMEELAKVRRVLGRLNPEAPHDVLLVLDATTGQNALNQIEVFRDLAGVTGLIMTKLDGTARGGVLVAAAEKYKLPIHAIGVGEGVNDLRPFDPRAVARAIAGLTA from the coding sequence ATGAGCTGGCTCGACAAACTCACCGGCGGGTTCCGCAAGACCGCCGACCGCCTCGGCGACAACATCACGGGCCTCGGTTCGAAGGCGGCGCTCGACACGTCGACGCTGGACGACATCGAGGAAGCCCTGATCGCGTCGGACATCGGGCCGGAGGCGTCGAAGCGGATCCGCGACGCCATCGCCGCGCGCAGGTTCGAGCAACTGGACGAGCGGGGGCTGCGCACCATCCTCGCCGAGGAGATGGAGGCGATCCTAGCCCCCGTAGCCAAGCCGCTCGACGTGTGGGGCTTTCCGCGGCCGCACGTCATCCTGGTCATCGGCGTCAACGGATCGGGCAAGACGACCACCATCGGCAAGCTCGGCGCCTGGCTGCAGGAGCAGGATTATGGAGTCATGCTGGCGGCCGGCGACACCTTCCGCGCGGCGGCGATCGAGCAGCTTCGCATCTGGGGCGAGCGGATCGGTGCGCCCGTCATCACCGGCAAGGAAGGTGGTGATGCGGCAGGGATCGTGTTCGACGGCGTCAAGCAGGCCACCGCGACGGGCATCGACTGCCTGATCGTCGACACCGCCGGGCGGCTGCAGAACAAGACGCATCTGATGGAGGAGCTGGCCAAGGTGCGCCGCGTGCTCGGACGGCTGAACCCGGAAGCGCCGCACGACGTGCTGCTCGTGCTCGACGCCACCACCGGGCAGAACGCGCTCAACCAGATCGAGGTGTTCCGCGACCTTGCGGGCGTCACCGGGCTGATCATGACCAAGCTGGACGGTACCGCGCGTGGCGGCGTGCTGGTGGCGGCGGCGGAGAAGTACAAGCTTCCGATCCATGCCATCGGAGTCGGCGAGGGCGTCAACGACCTTCGCCCGTTCGACCCGCGCGCGGTCGCCCGCGCCATCGCGGGCCTCACGGCATGA
- a CDS encoding HIT family protein, which yields MPLSSPHATLVKFGYPRTLVHEGRHWAVLVRPAQPTLGSLVLCSTSEETAYGALPAEAFAEQGELVARIERMLKAVSDYERVNYLMLMMVDPHVHFHIIPRYSGDRAFEGSAFFDSGWPAQPDLLTTQPASESLIEHLRRHW from the coding sequence ATGCCCCTTTCTTCCCCGCACGCAACACTCGTCAAGTTCGGCTATCCCAGAACCCTGGTCCATGAAGGACGGCATTGGGCGGTGCTGGTGCGCCCGGCCCAGCCGACGCTCGGCAGCCTGGTCCTGTGCTCGACGAGTGAGGAGACGGCCTATGGCGCCCTCCCCGCCGAAGCCTTTGCCGAGCAGGGCGAGCTGGTCGCGAGGATCGAGCGTATGCTGAAGGCCGTCAGCGACTATGAGCGGGTGAACTATCTCATGCTGATGATGGTCGACCCCCACGTCCACTTCCACATCATCCCGCGCTACTCCGGCGATCGGGCCTTTGAAGGGAGTGCTTTTTTCGACTCGGGTTGGCCCGCGCAACCTGATCTCCTAACGACGCAGCCGGCGTCGGAGTCTCTGATCGAGCATCTCCGCCGCCATTGGTAA
- a CDS encoding HU family DNA-binding protein — MNKQDLIGQVAERAGLNRNDAARAVETMLEVITDALRRGDEVRLVGFGNFVVTRRKASVGRNPRTGEPLQIDSTAQPKFRAGKILKEAVQ; from the coding sequence ATGAACAAGCAGGATCTGATCGGCCAGGTGGCCGAACGTGCGGGACTGAACCGCAATGACGCGGCCCGTGCGGTCGAGACCATGCTCGAAGTGATTACCGACGCACTTCGCCGGGGCGACGAGGTGCGCCTGGTCGGCTTCGGCAATTTCGTCGTGACCCGTCGCAAGGCCTCGGTTGGACGCAATCCGCGCACCGGCGAGCCGCTCCAGATCGACAGCACCGCGCAGCCCAAGTTCCGCGCCGGCAAGATCCTCAAGGAAGCCGTTCAGTAA
- the lon gene encoding endopeptidase La, whose translation MTLTLPILPLRDIVVFPKRIVPLFVGREKSVAALEAAMSQDKQIFLVAQIDPSEDDPDRDALYDLGVIATAMQLLKLPDGTVRVLVEGVKRARLIGLRQEEGHLAAEVEEVEEEGADGPEAQALMRSVLEQFDNYAKLNKRLPAETGVQLAEIEEPSVLADAVASNLSVKVADKQALLGELNPARRMEMVFAFMEGELGVLQVEKKIRSRVKRQMEKTQREYYLNEQLKAIQRELGNESEEGGDELTELAVKIRKTRLSKEARNRANAELKKLKAMAPMSAEATVARNYLDVLLGLPWGKKSKLNKDIVIAEKVLDDDHYGLEKVKDRIVEYLAVQARTNKLKGPILCLVGPPGVGKTSLGRSIAKACGREFVRQSLGGVRDEAEIRGHRRTYIGSLPGKIIANLKKAGTSNPLFLLDEIDKLGQDFRGDPASALLEVLDPEQNNKFQDHYLELDYDLSDVMFVTTANSLDMPQPLLDRMEIIRLEGYTEDEKVEIANRHLIPKQLEAHGLKKGELTIADDGLRAILRYYTREAGVRTLERELAKVARKALRRILEKKDEAVTVTAENLNDFLGVRRHRFGVGEEEDQIGAVTGLAWTEVGGELLTIEAVTVPGKGQIKTTGKLGEVMQESVQAAWSFVKARAPSYGVKPSLFARKDVHVHLPEGAVPKDGPSAGIGMVTALISTLTGVPVRRDVAMTGEVTLRGRVLPIGGLKEKLLAALRGGITTVLIPQENEKDLAELPANLREGLTIVPVSHVDEVLGRALSAKLEPIEWSESDEHAAEPAQATAAATPSALRH comes from the coding sequence TTGACCCTTACCCTGCCGATCCTTCCCCTTCGCGACATCGTCGTCTTTCCCAAGCGGATCGTTCCCCTGTTCGTCGGGCGCGAGAAGTCGGTGGCGGCGCTGGAAGCGGCGATGAGCCAGGACAAGCAGATCTTCCTGGTTGCTCAGATCGACCCGTCGGAGGACGACCCCGATCGCGACGCCCTCTACGACCTGGGCGTCATCGCCACCGCCATGCAGCTGCTGAAGCTGCCCGACGGCACCGTCCGGGTGCTGGTCGAAGGCGTGAAGCGCGCCCGCCTGATCGGCCTTCGCCAGGAAGAAGGCCATCTTGCCGCCGAGGTCGAGGAAGTCGAGGAAGAGGGGGCCGACGGTCCCGAAGCGCAGGCGCTGATGCGCTCGGTGCTCGAGCAGTTCGACAATTACGCCAAGCTCAACAAGCGCCTGCCCGCGGAGACCGGCGTCCAGCTCGCCGAGATCGAGGAGCCCTCGGTGCTCGCCGATGCGGTCGCCTCCAACCTTTCGGTGAAGGTCGCGGACAAGCAGGCCTTGCTCGGCGAATTGAACCCGGCGCGCCGGATGGAGATGGTCTTCGCCTTCATGGAGGGCGAGCTCGGGGTCCTGCAGGTCGAGAAGAAGATCCGCAGCCGTGTGAAGCGGCAGATGGAGAAGACCCAGCGCGAATATTATCTCAACGAGCAGTTGAAGGCGATCCAGCGCGAGCTCGGCAACGAGAGCGAGGAAGGCGGCGACGAGCTGACCGAGCTCGCCGTCAAGATCCGCAAGACGCGCCTCAGCAAGGAAGCCCGCAACCGCGCCAATGCCGAGCTGAAGAAGCTGAAGGCCATGGCGCCGATGAGCGCCGAGGCGACCGTCGCGCGCAACTATCTCGACGTCCTGCTTGGGCTGCCCTGGGGCAAAAAGTCCAAGCTCAACAAGGATATCGTCATCGCCGAGAAGGTTCTCGACGACGACCATTACGGGCTTGAGAAGGTCAAGGACCGGATCGTCGAATATCTCGCCGTCCAGGCCCGCACCAACAAGCTCAAGGGTCCGATCCTCTGCCTCGTCGGCCCGCCCGGCGTCGGCAAGACCTCGCTCGGCCGCTCCATCGCCAAGGCCTGCGGACGCGAGTTCGTGCGCCAGAGCCTCGGCGGCGTTCGCGATGAGGCCGAGATCCGCGGCCACCGCCGCACCTACATCGGCTCGCTGCCGGGCAAGATCATCGCCAACCTCAAGAAGGCGGGCACCAGCAATCCGCTCTTCCTGCTCGACGAGATCGACAAGCTCGGCCAGGATTTCCGCGGTGACCCCGCGTCGGCGCTGCTCGAGGTGCTCGACCCGGAGCAGAACAACAAGTTCCAGGACCATTATCTGGAACTCGACTACGACCTTTCGGACGTCATGTTCGTGACGACCGCGAACAGCCTCGACATGCCCCAGCCTCTGCTGGACCGCATGGAGATCATCCGGCTCGAGGGCTACACCGAGGACGAGAAGGTCGAGATCGCCAATCGCCACCTCATTCCCAAGCAGCTCGAAGCGCATGGGCTGAAGAAGGGCGAACTCACCATCGCCGACGACGGGCTTCGCGCCATCCTGCGCTACTATACCCGGGAGGCGGGCGTCCGCACGCTCGAGCGTGAGCTCGCCAAGGTCGCCCGCAAGGCGCTCCGCCGGATCCTCGAGAAGAAGGACGAGGCTGTCACCGTCACGGCCGAAAACCTCAACGACTTCCTCGGCGTTCGTCGCCATCGCTTCGGGGTTGGCGAGGAAGAGGATCAGATCGGCGCCGTGACGGGGCTCGCCTGGACCGAGGTCGGCGGCGAATTGCTGACGATCGAGGCGGTGACCGTTCCCGGCAAGGGTCAGATCAAGACCACCGGCAAGCTTGGCGAGGTGATGCAGGAAAGCGTCCAGGCGGCGTGGAGCTTCGTCAAGGCGCGGGCGCCGAGCTATGGCGTCAAGCCTTCGCTGTTCGCCAGGAAGGACGTCCACGTCCACCTTCCCGAGGGCGCGGTGCCGAAGGACGGGCCGTCCGCCGGCATCGGCATGGTGACGGCGCTCATCTCGACTCTGACCGGGGTCCCGGTGCGTCGCGACGTCGCCATGACCGGTGAGGTGACGCTGCGCGGCCGCGTGCTTCCGATCGGCGGGCTCAAGGAGAAGCTGCTTGCGGCCCTGCGTGGCGGGATCACCACCGTTCTCATCCCGCAGGAGAATGAGAAGGATCTTGCCGAGCTCCCGGCCAACCTCCGGGAGGGCCTGACCATCGTTCCCGTGTCGCACGTCGACGAAGTGCTCGGCCGTGCGCTCAGCGCGAAGCTCGAGCCGATCGAGTGGAGCGAGTCCGACGAGCATGCGGCGGAGCCTGCGCAAGCGACCGCGGCAGCCACTCCGTCGGCCCTTCGTCACTAG
- a CDS encoding ABC transporter permease, with translation MNVRGILAIYKFEMHRFRRTLWTGLAVPVITTCLYFIVFGAAIGSRMTEVGGVPYGAFIVPGLMMLSLFTESIFNASFGIHMPRFTGTIYEILSAPLSPVETVIGYVGAAASKATIVALVIFATAHLFVPVEVAHPVLALAFLILVAVTFCLFGFIIGIWAKGFEQLQVIPLLVVTPLTFLGGAFYSIDMLAEPWRTITLFNPVVYLINGFRWTFFGAADVSFGVALGATLAFGAACLAGIWWIFRTGYRLKA, from the coding sequence ATGAACGTCCGCGGCATCCTCGCCATCTACAAGTTCGAGATGCACCGCTTCCGCCGCACCCTGTGGACCGGGCTGGCGGTGCCGGTGATCACGACCTGCCTTTATTTCATCGTGTTCGGTGCGGCGATCGGGAGCCGGATGACGGAGGTCGGCGGTGTTCCCTACGGCGCGTTCATCGTGCCCGGGCTGATGATGCTGTCGCTGTTCACCGAGAGCATCTTCAACGCGAGCTTCGGCATCCACATGCCGCGCTTCACCGGGACCATCTACGAAATCCTGTCGGCGCCCCTGTCTCCGGTCGAGACGGTGATCGGCTATGTCGGCGCGGCGGCCAGCAAGGCGACCATCGTCGCGCTGGTGATCTTTGCCACGGCGCACCTGTTCGTGCCGGTTGAGGTCGCCCATCCGGTGCTGGCGCTGGCCTTCCTGATCCTCGTCGCCGTGACCTTCTGCCTGTTCGGCTTCATCATCGGCATCTGGGCCAAGGGGTTCGAACAGCTTCAGGTGATCCCGCTGCTGGTGGTGACCCCGCTGACCTTCCTCGGCGGCGCCTTTTATTCGATCGACATGCTGGCCGAGCCGTGGCGGACGATCACCCTGTTCAATCCGGTGGTCTACCTGATCAACGGCTTCCGCTGGACCTTCTTCGGGGCGGCGGACGTGAGCTTCGGCGTGGCGCTTGGGGCGACGCTGGCATTCGGCGCGGCGTGCCTGGCGGGGATCTGGTGGATATTCCGGACGGGGTATCGGCTGAAGGCGTAA
- a CDS encoding CPBP family intramembrane glutamic endopeptidase: MNQLPAPSRPSLLSFLPKQLFRPERPARYVLLAWALAFLPSILLSAAASQLVTGGGPQFPRVDPILLLFLLVVFAPVLETLIMGGVLLLLERLFGFLPAILLSSLGWGIAHSLQAPAWGLVIWWPFLIFSTVFLVWKRRSLAAAFGLPMVVHGLQNLGPALLLVSGLG, translated from the coding sequence ATGAACCAATTGCCGGCTCCGTCCCGGCCGTCTCTGCTGTCCTTCCTGCCGAAGCAGCTGTTCCGGCCGGAGCGGCCGGCGCGCTACGTGCTGCTCGCCTGGGCGCTGGCCTTCCTGCCCTCGATCCTGCTGTCCGCCGCGGCGAGTCAGCTGGTGACCGGCGGCGGGCCGCAATTTCCCAGGGTCGACCCGATCCTTCTCCTGTTCCTGCTGGTGGTGTTCGCGCCTGTCCTCGAGACCCTGATCATGGGCGGCGTCCTGCTGCTGCTGGAGCGCCTGTTCGGCTTCCTTCCCGCAATCCTCCTCAGCAGCCTTGGCTGGGGAATCGCCCATTCGCTCCAGGCGCCCGCCTGGGGGTTGGTGATCTGGTGGCCGTTCCTGATCTTCTCGACCGTATTCCTGGTCTGGAAACGCCGCAGCCTCGCCGCCGCCTTTGGCCTGCCGATGGTGGTCCACGGGCTGCAGAACCTCGGGCCGGCCCTGCTGCTGGTGAGCGGACTAGGCTAG
- a CDS encoding ABC transporter ATP-binding protein: MNTPALSIRALRKAYASGTEALKSVDLDIQAGEIFALLGPNGAGKTTLISIVCGLVTATSGDVLVDGRHWRRDYKAARTRIGLVPQEMNIDVFEPVWNTVAFSRELFGLKRDDAKIEKILRDLALWDKRKDILKELSGGMKRRVMIAKALAHDPTILFLDEPTAGVDVELRKEMWALVRQLREAGTTIILTTHYIEEAEEMADRVGVIARGELILVEEKAALMKKLGRKMLHLSLAEPLGAVPPRLADWAPALSDDGLTLTYEFDRHADRTGIPSLLAAMREEGIAFKDLDTKESSLEDIFVGLVHGGGQKPASAPSAVEGRASTSPGTNGEEA, encoded by the coding sequence ATGAACACACCAGCCCTTTCCATCCGGGCTCTGCGCAAGGCCTATGCCAGCGGCACCGAGGCGCTGAAGAGCGTCGATCTGGACATCCAGGCCGGCGAGATCTTCGCTTTGCTGGGTCCGAACGGCGCGGGCAAGACGACGCTCATCTCGATTGTCTGCGGGCTGGTCACTGCGACCAGCGGCGACGTGCTGGTCGACGGCCGCCACTGGCGGCGGGACTATAAGGCGGCGCGAACCCGCATCGGCCTGGTGCCGCAGGAAATGAACATCGACGTGTTCGAGCCCGTCTGGAACACGGTCGCCTTCAGCCGCGAACTGTTCGGCCTCAAGCGCGACGACGCGAAGATCGAGAAGATCCTTCGTGACCTGGCGCTGTGGGACAAGCGCAAGGACATCCTCAAGGAATTGTCGGGCGGCATGAAGCGGCGGGTGATGATCGCCAAGGCGCTGGCGCACGATCCCACCATCCTGTTCCTCGACGAGCCGACCGCCGGCGTCGATGTCGAGCTGCGAAAAGAGATGTGGGCGCTTGTTCGGCAGCTGCGCGAGGCCGGCACGACCATCATCCTCACCACCCACTATATCGAGGAAGCCGAGGAGATGGCCGACCGGGTCGGCGTCATCGCGCGCGGCGAGCTGATCCTGGTCGAGGAGAAGGCCGCGCTGATGAAGAAGCTGGGGCGCAAGATGCTCCATCTGTCGTTGGCCGAGCCGCTCGGCGCCGTGCCGCCGCGCCTGGCCGACTGGGCTCCGGCTCTGTCGGACGATGGGCTGACGCTCACCTACGAGTTCGACCGGCATGCGGACCGGACGGGCATTCCCTCGCTGCTGGCGGCAATGCGCGAGGAGGGAATCGCGTTCAAGGACCTCGACACCAAGGAGTCGAGCCTGGAGGACATCTTCGTCGGGCTGGTCCATGGGGGTGGACAGAAGCCTGCGTCAGCCCCGAGCGCCGTCGAGGGGCGTGCCTCGACTTCGCCCGGCACGAACGGAGAAGAGGCATGA
- a CDS encoding septation protein A → MSERSEPQGSARLLIDLGPLLVFFAVNFFAPVPPLTKIFVATGAFMAAMVTAMIYSAFRFRHISPLLWFSGIMVVVLGGVTLWLHDETFIKLKPTIYYVFVAALLGFGLWKDRPLLRTVLGSAYPGLSDLGWRKLTRNWALFFLFMAALNEAVWRSTSTDFWVSFKLWGAIPLTFLFAAANLPMLMRHGLATEEKKPVEAGPVE, encoded by the coding sequence ATGAGCGAGCGCAGCGAACCTCAAGGGTCGGCGCGGCTGCTGATCGACCTTGGACCCCTGCTGGTCTTCTTCGCGGTCAACTTCTTCGCGCCCGTGCCGCCGCTGACCAAGATCTTCGTCGCGACCGGCGCCTTCATGGCCGCGATGGTGACGGCGATGATCTATTCGGCCTTCCGCTTCCGCCACATCTCGCCCCTGCTCTGGTTCAGCGGGATCATGGTGGTGGTGCTGGGCGGCGTGACCCTGTGGCTGCACGACGAGACCTTCATCAAGCTCAAGCCCACCATCTATTATGTCTTCGTCGCCGCACTGCTCGGCTTCGGACTGTGGAAGGACAGGCCGCTACTTAGGACGGTGCTGGGGAGCGCCTATCCGGGGCTGAGCGACCTCGGCTGGCGCAAGCTCACCCGCAACTGGGCGCTCTTCTTTCTGTTCATGGCAGCGCTGAACGAGGCGGTGTGGCGCTCGACCAGCACGGACTTCTGGGTCAGCTTCAAGCTGTGGGGCGCGATCCCCCTCACCTTCCTGTTCGCCGCGGCCAATCTGCCGATGCTGATGCGCCATGGCCTTGCGACCGAGGAGAAGAAACCGGTGGAAGCGGGACCTGTCGAATGA
- a CDS encoding Glu/Leu/Phe/Val dehydrogenase dimerization domain-containing protein: MTDLWSLPDFDGHEAVHFVTDKASGLRAIIAMHSTHLGPAAGGSRFWHYADNADALTDALRLSRGMSFKNAMAGLPLGGGKAVILADEARTKTPAMLTAFGRAVEGLGGRYVTAEDVGINVADMQAVRRETRHVAGLPVAEGAVGGDPGPHTSYGVFLGLKAAVRRALGKDSVSGLHIALQGAGSVASGVARRAAAEGARLTIADVDQAKAANLAAEVGGTLGDPATILSIEADVVSPNALGAVLDDQSIVALNSPIVAGGANNQLARPEHGAALMARGILYAPDYVINAGGIINVSTEYLQDGDAEVVRRRIEGIPGRLDAIWSESESSGRDPATVADAMARKLIGRG; the protein is encoded by the coding sequence ATGACCGACCTGTGGAGCCTGCCCGATTTCGACGGGCACGAGGCAGTGCACTTCGTAACCGACAAGGCAAGCGGCCTGCGTGCCATCATCGCCATGCATTCGACCCACCTCGGGCCGGCCGCAGGCGGATCGCGCTTCTGGCATTATGCCGACAATGCCGATGCACTGACCGATGCGCTTCGCCTGTCGCGCGGGATGAGTTTCAAGAACGCCATGGCCGGCCTTCCGCTGGGCGGCGGCAAGGCCGTCATTCTTGCTGACGAAGCTCGGACCAAGACCCCTGCCATGCTGACCGCCTTCGGCCGCGCGGTCGAAGGCCTTGGCGGACGTTATGTCACCGCCGAGGACGTCGGGATCAACGTCGCCGACATGCAGGCGGTTCGCCGCGAGACCCGTCACGTCGCCGGACTTCCGGTCGCCGAGGGCGCGGTCGGCGGCGATCCGGGTCCGCACACCAGCTATGGCGTCTTCCTCGGCCTCAAGGCCGCCGTTCGCCGGGCGCTCGGCAAGGACAGCGTATCGGGCCTCCACATCGCGCTGCAGGGCGCCGGCAGCGTCGCCAGCGGCGTTGCGCGCCGGGCCGCTGCGGAAGGCGCTCGCCTGACCATTGCCGACGTCGACCAGGCCAAGGCCGCCAATCTCGCGGCCGAAGTCGGCGGCACGCTCGGCGACCCCGCGACCATCCTTTCGATCGAAGCGGACGTGGTCAGCCCCAATGCGCTCGGCGCCGTCCTTGATGACCAGAGCATTGTGGCGCTGAACTCGCCGATCGTGGCGGGCGGTGCCAACAACCAGCTCGCCCGCCCGGAACATGGCGCGGCGCTGATGGCCCGCGGCATCCTCTACGCTCCCGACTATGTCATCAACGCGGGCGGGATCATCAACGTCTCGACCGAATATCTGCAGGACGGCGATGCCGAGGTAGTCCGCCGCCGCATCGAAGGCATTCCCGGCCGCCTCGACGCGATCTGGAGCGAAAGCGAGTCGAGCGGCCGCGATCCCGCCACGGTCGCCGACGCCATGGCGCGCAAGCTGATCGGACGCGGTTAG